The Stackebrandtia nassauensis DSM 44728 genome includes the window CAGAACAGCTGGTCTACCCCGAAGTCGAACCCGGCGGCGGGCAGGCTGACCACCACCACCGACCACAGTAGCCACACCGAGAACCCGAGGTGCTCGGCCAGGATCGACCAGATCAGGTTGCGGCGGGCGACCCGGGCGCCACCGGCCCGCCAGAAGGTCTCGTCGTCGGGGTTCCAGTCGGTGATCCAGCGGCGTTTCTCGGGAGCGTTCGTCATCGTCATGGCGCCGACCCTCCCGGCGCCTGATTGCCCGTCGATGCCGCCGCGATACCGGGCCCGTGAATTCGGTTTCACGGCCGCGACCACGCGATGTGCGATCGCGGGGGAGGGGCTACCGATCGTGGCGGGCGAGCCAGATGGTCCGGGCGTGCTTCAGGAACGGCCCGGCCAGACAGGTTTCGACGCGCAGCACACCGTCGATTTCGGTCAGTGTGGAGCTCACGTAGTCGTAGAGGTCGGCAAGGGTCCGGACGGACACGGCGGCGTGCAGGTTGGCCGGTCCGGTGACGGCGGCGACGAATGTCGTCGGCCGGTGCGCCGCCAGCGCCGCACCGGCGGCGTGCAGATGCTTGGGGCTGACGTCGATGTAAAGACTGGCGCTGATGGGATAGCCCAGCGACAGCGGATCGAGGTCGCGGTCGAGTTGGATCGCACCGCAGGCCAACAGCTGATCGAGGCGGCGCCGGACGGTGGACTCGGGTTGGCCGGTCGCGGCGGCCAGCCGCGCCGAGCTCTGCCGGGCGTCGAGGGTGAGTGCTTTCAGCAGCGCGGCGTCCTCGGCGGCGGGTCGCGGCGCCGGTGCGCCGGTCGGGTCGTGGTCGCGGATCAGTTCGCGTTTCCGGTCGTCGAGCCGGTCGGGGAATCCCTCCCAGTCGGCGTGCCCGGGAGTGCGGAAGTGGTGCAGCACATCGTAGGTCGTCACCCTGGTGACCTTGCCGGTGCGGGGAAGCTGTTCGAGGATCAGTTTGTCGCGTTGCGGGGACGACGGAGCGCGGACGCCGCACATGATCTCCGCGCCGCCACCGGCGGTGCGCAGCCATGACACGTCGTCGCGATTCACCAAAGCCTCGGTGAGGCGCTTGCTCGATCCAGGATGGACTTGGAGTCGCAGCAGCTGGCCCATGTCGCTGTCGCGGGGCGCCGGTGCGGCGACCACCCGGACGACGTCGCGTTCGACGAGCCTCCGGTACCGGCGGGCAACCGTGTGCTCGGACGCGTCCAGGGCCTGGGCCAGCCGCCGGAACGGCACCCGCCCGTTGATGCCCAGCGCGTGCAGTATCTGGTGGTCCAGGCGATCCAAGGGCTGAGTCACGCTGCACATTATCGCAATACCAAGAGTCATGAACGCTAGTTTTGCTCGGTTCATGGCGTGAAACGTCTAGATTCCGCTCCCCGGGCCCACGCTGGGCTCATGACCGTAGACATCGAACCCTCCCGCGCGATCCCCGCGCACTCCTGGCGCCGCTGGGTCGGACTGACCGGCCTGCTCCTCGCCGAGGCGATGAACCTGCTCGACGCCACCATCACCACCGTGGCCGCCCCCGTGATCCGAGCCGACGTTCACGGCTCCGCGTCGAGCCTCCAGTGGATCGCCGCCACCTACACCCTCCCGTTCGCCATCGCGTTGATCCCCGGTGGACGGTTGGGCGACATCCACGGCCGACGCCGGATCCTGCTCATCAGCCTCGCGGGCTTCCTCGCCTCGTCCACTGTGTGCGCCGTCGCGCCGTCGATGGCGGTGCTGCTACCGGCCCGAGCAGTTCAAGGCGTGTGCGCCGGACTGCTCATCCCGCAGACGATCGGCCTGATCAAGGCGATGTTCGACGGAGCGGCGCTCGGCAGGGCCCTGAGCCTCATCGGACCGGTGATGGGCCTGACCGCCGTCGCCGGGCCGGTGCTGGGCGGAGTCCTCACCAGCGCCGACATCGCCGGACTGTCCTGGCGGGTGGTGTTCCTGGCGAACCTGCCGCTGGGTCTTGCCGTCCTGGGCAGCATTCGATTCCTGCCAGAGGACCGAGCGGACCGCAAACCGAGCATCGACGTGAGCGGCGCACTCATCGCCACTGCTGTCGCCGCCGCTCTCCTCGTCCCGGCCATCGACGCCACGATCCCGCCGTGGGCCAGGTTGGCCCTCGTCGCCGTCGGGCTCATCGGTGCGGCCGGTCTGGCCGTCCACATGCGAAAGACCCGTGCCCGTGGGCGAGACCCCATCGTCGAACCCAGCCTGTTCCGCGATCGCGGCTTCCCCGCCGCGCTGCTCAGCAGCGTCCTCTACTTCGCCGTCTCGACCGGACTGGTCTTCGTGGTCGTCCTGTACGTCCAGGAGGGACTGGGGGCGTCGGTGCTTGTCGCCAGCCTGACCGTGCTCCCGTTTTCGCTGGGGTTGGCGGTCGCGTCACTGCTTGCTGGCCAGGTGCTGCTCGCGCGCACTGGCCCGAAGCTCATGCTCGTCGGCGTCGGCCTGCTGGGACTCGGTTGTGCGGGTGGCGTCGTCGCCGCGAACCTCGCTCCGGCCGCGAACCTCGCACCGGTCCCGTCGCTGTCGCCGTGGCTCCCGGTTTCCCTCGGCCTTGCCGGGATCGGCGGCGGCCTCGTCACGGTCCCGTTCTTCACCGCCGCCTTGGCGCGGGTCCGGCCTCACGAGACCGGCTCCGCCGCTGGCCTGCTCAACAGCGTCCAGCAACTCGGCGGCACCGCCGGGGTCGCCGGTCTGGGAGCGGTCTACCTCCACCACACCGGCACCCCTGGCGGCGCACTCGCCATCGTCTTCGGGACTTGTCTCGCGATCGCGCTGGTGCTCGCCGTGTCCGCCACCGCCATGCTGTCCTCCCCGAAGGACGTCGGCCAGCCGTAGCGGCGGCCGCGGTTACCGCTGGCCGTCCAGCTCGGCCAGTTTCTCCAGGATCCGCGCCGAACCGCTGCTCCAGTTGGCTTTCAGGGCTTCCACAGCTCCCGGCAGGTCCCCGGCGATCAGGCGCTCGGCGATCAGCTGGTGCTCACCGGCGGAGCGGCTGAGCTGGGTCTCGTCGTCGACCAGCAGATGCACGTAGCGCCGCAGGCTCGCCTTGAGCGTCGTGAGCAGGTCCATCAGGCGTTCGTTGTCGCAGCCGCCCAACAGCAGGTCGTGCCATTCGTCGTCGCGTTCGTCGATCTCGGCCTGGGTGGCCACCGAGGCGTCGAACTCGGTGGCCAGCGCCAGCAGTCTCGGTGCCGTGGTGTCTATGTAGTCCCTGTCGGAGGTTTCCAGGGCCAGCGCCTCCAGGGCCGCCACCACCGGCCCCAGTTCCTTGTACTCCTTGGGGCTGACCGGCGCGAACCGGAAACCCTTGCCCGGCTGGGACTTGATCAGTCCTTCGATCTCAAGCGCGATGAGCGCCTCGCGCAGCGGTGTGCGCGACACCCCCAGGTCGGCGGCCAGCTGGCTCTCCCGGATGTTGTGCCCGGCCGGGTAGTCGCCCCGGCGAAACCGTTCCAGCACCTCGCGTTTGATCTCGTCGCGCAGCGGGCGGCGCTCAATGACCATGTCCTCACTCCGTTCCGATGTGTACAGTTCAGGCGGTTCCGGCGCCGTCGACGGGCAGGACCGCGCCGCTGACGAACGCCGCCCCGTCACCGGCCAGATAGGCGATGGCGGAGGCGATGTCGCGGGGCTGTCCGATGCGCCGCAACGGCCGATCGGCGGCGTCGGCGTAGAAGGCGCCGGGTGCCTCACCGAGCTGCCGGGCTTCCTCGGCGAGCATCGGGGTGGCGGTGTCGCCCGGGCAGACGCAGTTGACACGGATGTTATCGGGACCGTGGTCGATGGCCATCGCACGGGTCATGTTGACCACCGCGCCCTTGGACGCGCAATAGGACACCGCCTGTCCGCCGCCCTGGATTCCCCAGCCGGAACCGGTGTTGACGATGCTGCCGCCACCGGCCGCCTTCAGGTGTGGGATGGCGCGGCGGCTCATCAGCATCACCGACTTGATGTTGACGGCCATGACGAGGTCCCAGTCTTCCTCGGTGATCTCGCAGACCGTGGAACGGCGGATGATCCCGGCGTTGTTGACCAGCACGTCCAGTCCGCCGAACTCGGCGGCGGCCGTGGCGACCGCGTTGTCGCAGTCGGCGGCCTTGGAGACGTCGGTGGCTATCGCGATCGCTTGGGCGCCAATGCCTTCGGCGACCTCGCGGGCGGCATCGGCGTCGAGGTCGACGACCGCGACCCGCGCACCCTGCTCGGCCATCAGTTCGGCCGTCGCCCGACCGATGCCCGATCCGGCGCCGGTCACTATGGCGCGTTTTCCGTCCAGTTCGCTCATTTCTCTCCTATTCGGTACATCACGGTGGTGTCGCGGCCGGTGATGACCGGCCGGTAGCCGCGCAGGTCGGCGTCGAGCGTCTCGTCGCCGGTGTCCACAAGCAGTGGACGACCGGCCAGCGCGGCCAGTTTGGCCTCGCCGCTGATGATCATGATCGCGTCACGGCCGCAGGAGCGCAGCAGTTCGGGGGTGAGCTGCTGGTTTCCCCGGCCCAGCAGGAAGCCCTGGCCGCCGATCGGCGACACCACGACCCGGGCGGGACGCGCGGCGGCCAGCCGCACGAGGGTGGTGGCGTCGGCGTCGGTGGCCACCAGCCCGGCGGCGTCCACAACGGTGACGCCGGTGGGCTCGACGGTGACGCCGAGCGCCGCGAGCACGGCGTTGGTGGTGGTGCCGGGCCCGACGATGTCGATGCCGCCGAGGGAGCGGGTGTCGCGCAGGTGGGCGGCGATACCGGCTGGGTCGTCGCCGCCGGTCACCGTGGAGCCGATCTTGCCGCTTTGCACGCGGTGCGGCAGCCTCGGCACCGGCAGGTGCCCGTAGAGGACGGTGCCGACGGTTTCACCGTCGGGCCGGTCGAGCACCTCGGCGGGGGCGGACGCGGCGGTTCCGGCCAGGAAGGCGGCGGCCACCTCTCCGGCCGCGCGCGGGTTGACCGCGTAGACCGCCGAGTGGATCTTGACCCCGGCGGGAATCCCGATCACCGCGACGCCGTCGCGAGCGGTGGGGGCCACGCTATGACCGGAGCCGGAGCCGGAGCCGGAGCCGGAGCCGGAGCCGGAGCCGGAGCCGGAGCCGTCGTCGGTCGTCGGCTGACCGCTTTCCAAGGCCGCCAGCACATCGCGGGCGGTGCCGTCGCCGCCCGCGAACAGCAGCAGCTCGGCCCCGGCCCGGACAAGCGCTTGCGCGGCCCGGACGGTGTCGGCGGCCGAGGTTGCGGACGGGCGGTCGCACACGACCGTCGCGGCGACCCCGGCCAGCAGCGCCGCGTCGGCCCCCATGTCCCCGGCCACGGTCAGCAGCGTCGGGCCGTCAAACCGCGTGGCCGGGTCCGGCAGGGTGTCGGCGTCAGCCGCTCCGGCCCCGCCGTCTGGCTTCGCGGCCGGGGCCGGCTGGTGGCCGCCGACGGTCGCCGCGGCAGGTTCGGGCTCAGCTGTCAGCGCGAAGCCGGGCCAGCGCGCGGCCAGCTCGGACAGTGCCAGGGCGGCCCGGTCGGTGGCCCTGGGGGTGGCGCCCAGGTCGCGGGCTCGCTCGGCCAGCGGCCCGTCGGTCCCCTTGAGACCGACGGTGCCGCCCAGCCCGGCGACCGGGTTCACCAGCAGCCCAACGGTTGTCATTCCGTCGCCGTCTTGCGTCGGTAGGCGCGCCACGTCACGGCCCAGGTGCCCGGGTCCTCGAGCGTGTCGTGTTTGGTGCGGTGGATCGTGGACCGGTGCGGCGCGGTGCGCACCGTCTCCGGTTCGGTGTACGCCTCGTGCGCCACCTGGCGCATGATCGCGACGTACTCGTCCAGGTCCGCCTTCGAATACGACTCGGTCGGCTCCAGAGTGGCCGGTTCAGCGACCAGGTGCGGATGGTGGCTGGTCCAGTAGTGCACCCCGAAGTCGGCGGCCCGCAGCCCCAGGTCCTCCGAGTGCACGCCGGTGTCCTCGTGCAGCTTCTGCCACGAGTACCGCACCTGCTCGATGCGGTGCTTGCCCTCCGCGTACGGCGCTGAGACGCCGTCGATCTTGAGCATCTCGGCCAGCAGGTAGTTGTTGTTGAGCACCGCGGTCTCGGCGACCTCGCGCAGCCCCTCGGCACCCAGGCTCATGATCCACGCGTAGGCCCGCACGACGTTGGCGGCCACCCCCAGGAACGGGCGCACCTTCCCGATTGACAGTGGACGGTCGTGGTCAAGCCAGTACCGGGTGCCGTCGTGTTCGACGGTCGGCTTGGGCAGGAACGGTTCCAGGGCACTGGTGACGCCGCAGGCCCCGGCGGCCGGTCCGCCGCAGGCGTGCGGGGTGGAGAAGGTCTTGTGGAGGTTGAAGTGGCACAGGTCGAAGCCCGCCTCGCGGGCCCGGGTGATGCCCAGGATGCCGTTGGCGTTGGCCTGGTCGTAGACCGCCAGCCCGCCGACCTCGTGCACCGCCGCCACGAACTCCTCGATGCGCGGGTTGAAGATCCCGGTGTCCTCGGGGTTGGTGATCAGTAGCGCGGCGGTGCGGTCGCCGACCGCGGCCTTGAGCGCGTCCAGATCCGGGTAGCCGTCGGCGTCCGGGTAGAGGGTGATCACCTTGTATCCGGCGGTGGCGGCGCATGCCGCGTTGGACGGATGCGAGAACACCGTCGTGATGATCTCGTCGCGGTGCGACTCGCCCCGGGAGGCGTGGTACGCGCGCACCATCGCCACGTTGGTCCAGATCGCCGCCGAACCGGCGCCCGGTTGCAGACTGACCCGGTCCATGCCGGAGATCTCGGCCAGCATCTCCTCCATACGCGAGAAGATCTCCAGCACACCTTGCACGGTCCCGTTGTCCTGCAACGGATGCAACTCGGCGAGCTTGTGTCCGGCCACCAGCTGGTCGTTGACCTTGGGGGAGTACTTCATGGTGCAGGTGCCCTGTCCGATGTCGATGTTGAAGTCGACGCCGAGGTTCTCCTGCGACAGCCGCAGATAGTGCCGCAGCACCTCCAGTTGCGACAGTTCCGGCAGCGCGGGCGGGGTGGCGCGTTTGAGCTCGTCCGGCAGCGCGGCGGCCGGATCGCCGACGGCGTCGGCGATCTCGGGCTCGACGCTGGGCGGCAGCACGCCGCGCTGGCCGGGCTTCGACTGCTCGAAGATCAGCGACTCGTCCCAGCGGGCCTGGTGGAAGCGGCGCAGCGGCGGCTTGGCGGCGACGCGGGCCTCGGACGGGTCGATGTCGCGGCGCGGGGTGTGGCCACTCACTTGACGATCTCCTTCAGTTCGGCGGCAAGGCGATCGATGTCGGCCTTGGTGTGCATTTCGGTGACGCAGTACAAAGCGGACTGTCCGAGCTCGGGGAAGTCGGCGGACAGGTCCTTGCCGCCGAAGATGCCGCGTTCGTGCAGCGCCGCGTTGACCATGGCGACGGTGGCGCCGCCGGTGAATCGCACGGCGAACTCCTTGATGTGGGGCAGTGCGGCGTCGACGATCTCGACGCCGGGGATCTCGCCGATCCGGCTCATGGCGTAGGCGCAGCGGGACATCAGGCCCTCGCCCAGTTCGCGCATCCCCTGCGGGCCCATCAGTGCCAGGTAGACCCCGGCGGTGATGCCCCACAGCGCGGCGGCGGTGCCGACCCACTCGCGGCCCTGTTCCCGCACCCCCAGCGAGGTGCGGTCCCAGGCGACGTCGCCGAAGCCGTACTCACCCTCCACGGTGGTGGGAACGATGCCGAACAGCCGGGACGGGAACTCCATCACGAACCGTTCCTCGTCCCGGGTGGCGATGAATCCGGCGTGGCCGCCGCCGTACTGCGGGTGCATGCCCAGTGGCTGGATGTCGCCGCAGACGATGTCGGCGCCGAAGGACGCGGGGGGCGCCAGGACGCCGAGGGCCACCGGGTCGCAGGCCACGACCGCCAGCGCTCCCAGGTCGTGGGCGGTGCGCACGTACTCGGCGGTCTTCCGATCGACGACGCCCAGATAGGACGGATAGTCGACGAAGACCGCCGCGAGGTCGTCGCCGTCCAGTTCGCCGCCGATGGTCAGCGCGCCGTCCAGGTAGTCCTCGATCTTGGACAGTTTGTCCGGATCGATGGGGGTGGCGATGACGACGCGGCCGCGGCCGGTGATGCGGCCCGCCATCCGCAGCGCGGTGGCGGCGGCCTGGAAGCCGTCGTAGGTGGGCACGTTCACCACGTCCATCTCCAGGAGTTCGCCCATCATGGACTGGTACTCCCACATGGCCTGGAACCGGCCGTGGTCCTCGTAGGGCTCACCGGCGTAGGCGGTGAGGAACTCGCTGCGGGAGTTGACCTCGTCGCAGACCGCCGGGACGTAGTGCCGGTAGCAGCCCGCGCCCAGGAAGCTGAGCGCCTCGGCGGTGCTGGTGTTGCGGTCCAGCAGTCCGCCGACGTGGCGCACCAGGTCGGCCTCGCCGCGCAGCGGCTCGGGCAGGTCGAGCGGGCGGCGCAGCCGCAGGTGCTCGGGGATGTCGGCGTAGAAATCCTCGATGTCGGTGGCGCCGGTCGCGGCGAGCATTTCCGCCTTGACCTGCGGCTCCGCATTGGGGATGTACGGGTGCGGCATGGTTCTCCTTCGTCATCGCGGCGGCCGCGATTTCGTAGAATTTTGTATTCAAAATACATTAAACCTTGACAACGGCCCATGGCAAGGATCAGTATTTTGTATTCACTATTGCATTGGAGATCACATGTCCCTCCGAATCCGTGCCACGGCCGTCGGCCTGGCGGCAGCGGTGGTCCTGGCCGGGTGCGGCGGCGGCACCAGCCCCGCCGCGCCCGTCAAGAACGTCGACGCCGACAAACTCAACGGTGAGATCACCGTCTGGTCCTGGGATGTGGCCGCCACCGCCCTCAACCGGCTTGCCGAGGACTTCGAGAAGCAGACCGACGTCAAGGTCAAGGTCGTCGACATCGGCTACGACAACGCCGCCGACAAGACCTCGGTGGGCCTGAAGTCCGGCAACGGACTGCCCGACGTGGTCACCGTCGAGACCCAGCAGATGCAAAGCTACATAGGACAGTTCCCCAAGGGCTTCGCCGAGATGACCGACGCGGCCAAGAAGTACGAGGACGACATGGACCCGTCCAAGTGGGCGGCCTCGTCCAGCCAGGACGGCAAACTGTTCGGGCTGCCCTGGGACGCCGGGACCGCGGGCCTGTTCTACCGCACCGACTACTTCGACGAGGCCGGAGTCGACCCGGAGTCCGTCGAGACCTGGGACGACCTCATCGAGGCCGGTAAGAAGGTCAAGAAGGCCACCGGCGCCAAACTCCTGGTCTCCGACGTGTCCGGCAGCTCCTCCCTGGTGCCGCTGCTGATGCAGCAGCAGGGCGCCGGTTACTTCAGCCAGGACGGCGACATCACCCTCGACTCGCCGGAGGCCAAGAAGGCGCTCGACATCGTCAAACGGCTCAACGACGCCGGACTGATCCACAACGAGAAGGGCTGGGACGCCCTGGTCCGGGCCAACAAGTCCGGCAAAGTGGCCACCGAGGCCACCGGCGTGTGGTGGGCCGGGACCCTCACCGGCGAGATGCCCGAACTCAAGGGCAAGTTCGGCGCGATGCCGCTACCGGCCGTCGAGTCCGGCGGCGCCCGCACCGCCGCCAACGGCGGTTCCGGACTGGCGATCCCGGCCCAGGCCAAGAACCCCGACGCCGCGTGGGCGTTCACCAAGTTCGTCCTCACCAACACCGACAACCAGGTGTCGATGATGAAGAAGGACGGACTGTTCCCCGCCTACCTGCCCGCCCTGAAGGACGAGTTCTTCAGCGCCGACCAGGACTACTTCGGCGGCCAGCCGATCTACGAGATGTTCGCCGAGCAGACCGCCGAGATCCCGGCCATCGCCTACACCGAGGACCGCTCCAAGGCCGACGACGTCATGAAGACCGTGGTGCCGGGCGTCGTCCTCAACGGCGAGGACCCGGACGAGGAACTGGACGCCGCCGCCGACCAGCTCGCGGGCACCACCGGGCGAAAGCGGGCGTGACCGTGACCCTGCTGGCCGAGCGGCGCCGGGCCGCCGTCGACACGACGGCGGCCCGAGGCCGAAACCGAAGCCGCCCAAGGATCGCGCCGTGGTACTTCACCGGCCCGGCCGTGGCGCTGTTCGCGGTGTTCTTCGCCTACCCGCTCGTCGCCAGTCTCGTCGAGAGCTTTCAGCGCGAGGACGGGACCGGCGCGAGCTGGGCGGGCCTGGCCAACTACGAGCGGCTGTTCTCCGACCCGCTGGTGGGCGGCGCGCTGCTCAACATCGGCCTGATCCTCGTCATCCAGGTGCCGCTCATGCTGTCGCTGGCCCTGGTATTGGCGCAGGTGCTCAACCAGTCGTGGCTGCGGCTGCGGTCGACCTACCGGATCGGCTACTTCCTGCCCGCCGTGACCACCCTGGTGGCTTACACGATCGTGTTCCGGGTGCTGCTGCGCGCCGACAACGGCGTGTTCAACCAGCTGATCGGCCTGGTAGGACTGTCGCCCGTGGACTGGCTCAACGATCCGTTCTGGGCCAAGGTGGCGCTGATCGCGTCGGTCACGTGGCGCTGGACCGGATACAACATGGTGATCCTGCTGGCCGGACTACAGGCGATCCCCAAACAGCAGTACGAGGCCGCGGCGGTGGACGGGGCCGGACCGGTCTCGACCTACCTGCGGGTCATCGTCCCGCAGCTGCGGCCGGTGATCCTGTTCTGCCTCATCACCTCCACGATCGGGACGCTGCAACTGTTCGACGAGCCGTACATCCTCACCGAGGGCGGCCCGGACAACGCCACCCTCACCCCGGTGCTGTACCTGTACCAGGTCGGCTTCCAGCAGCTCGACTTCGGCTACGCCTCGGCGATCGCCTGGCTGGTGGTCGCGATCATCGGCCTCCTGTCGTTCGCGCAGTTCAAGTTCCTGGGCAGGCGGTCATGAAGCGACTGACACACCTGCCGTTGATCGCCGGAGCGGTGATCAGCCTGTTCCCGTTCTACTTCATGATCATCGCCGCCACCCACCGCACCGAGGACCTGTTCGCGTCCCCGCCGCCGCTGCTGCCGGGGGACCGGTTCGGGGAGAACCTGCACCGGCTGGAGGAGACCGTCGGTTTCAGCCAGGTCGCGTTCAACTCGATCGCGATCGCGGTGGTGTACACGGTGCTCAGTGCGGCGCTGTCGGCGATGTGCGGCTACGGCCTGGCCAAGTACCGGTTCCGGGGCCGCGGCCTCATCCTCGCGGTGATCCTGGCGACCATGATGATCCCGTTCCAGGTGCTGCTGGTGCCGCTGTTCGAGATGATGGCGACCTTCGGCTGGATGGACAGCTACCAGGCCGTCATCGTGCCGTTCCTGGCCAACGCGTTTGGCATCTTCTTGATGCGGCAGGCGTTCCTGGACTTCCCGACCGAACTGATCGAGGCCGGACGCATCGACGGCAGCGGCGAGTTGCGGATCTTCTACCGGATCGTGCTGCCCGCCGCCCGGCCCCAACTGGCGGCCGTCGTCATCTTCACGTTCATCACACAGTGGAGCAACTTCCTGTGGCCGCTGCTGATGCTCAACTCCGAGGACAAGTACACCATCCCGGTGGCACTGTCGACGATGATCGGCCAGACGAAAGTGGACTATTCCGGCCTGTTGCTGGGGTCTTTCGCGGCTACCCTGCCGATCATGCTCGTGTTCCTGATCTTCCAGAAACAGTTCATCTCCGGGCTGCTCGGCGGCTCGGTGAAAGGGTGATCCGATGTCACTGACCCGCGTACCCGGCCTGCTGTACGGCGGCGACTACAACCCCGAACAGTGGCCGCCGCACGTGTGGCGCGAGGACGCCCGGCTGATGGCCGAGGCCGGGGTGAACCTGGTGACGCTCGGCGTCTTCAGCTGGGCCCGCCTGGAACCGGCACCCGGCGAATACGACCTGGACTGGCTGGCCGAGATCATCGACCTGCTGTGGGAACACGGCGTCGCGGTCGACCTGGCCACCGGCACCGCGTCACCGCCGCCGTGGTTCGTGCGCGACCATCCACGGTCGCTGCCGGTCACCGCCGACGGCACCCGGCTCGAATTCGGTTCCCGGCAGCACTACTGTCCGTCCTCACCGGAGTTCCGGGCCGCCGCCACCGCGCTGACCACGAAGATGGCGCAGCGGTTCGCCGACCACCCCGCGCTCGCCCTGTGGCACGTGTCCAACGAGTACGGCGACGAACTGCAGGAGTGCTTCTGCGAGGTGTCGGCGGCCGACTTCCGGCGCTGGCTACGCGACCGCTACCGCGACCTCGACGCCTTCAACCACGCCTGGGGCACCGACTTCTGGAGCCAGCGCTACACCTCCTTCGACCAGGTGGAACCACCCCGCGCGGCGCCGGGCCCCATCAACCCGACCCAGCAGCTGGACTGGCGCCGGTTCTGCTCCGACGCCATGCTGGCCTGCTACCGCTCCGAGAAGGAGGTGCTGGACCGGCTGTCACCGGGCGTGCCCGTCACCACGAACTTCATGAGCATGCTCAAGGCCCTGGACTACTGGGAATGGGCACGGCACGAGGACCTGGTCTCCGACGACGCCTACCCCGACCCCGCCGACCCCAAGGCCCACATCGGCGCGGCGCTCAACTACGACCTGATGCGCTCACTGCGCGGCGGCCAGCCGTGGCTGCTGCTGGAACAGGCACCCTCGGCGGTGAGCTGGCGCGAGGTCAACGTCCCCAAGACCCCGCAACAGTATCGACTGTGGAGCATACAGACGGTGGCGCGCGGCGCAGACGGCGTCATGCACTTCCAATGGCGCGCATCCCAAGCCGGGGCCGAGAAGTTCCACTCGGCGATGCTGCCGCACGGCGGCACCACCGCGCGCGGCTGGGAACGCACCGTCCGCATGGGAGCCGAACTGCGATCCCTGGCCCCGGTCGCGGGCCACCGCACCACCGCGCAGGTGGCGATGCTGCTGGACTGGGACTCGTGGTGGGCACTGGAGATCGACCAGCACCCCTCGGCGCTGGTGCTGCTCAAGGAACAGATCCGGGCCTGGTACGAACCACTGTGGGAAGCCAACATCACCGTCGACTTCGTACCGGTGACCGCCGACCTGTCGGCCTACCGCGCCGTGCTGGCCCCGAACCTGTACCTGACCGACGCGGCCACCGCGTCGAAGCTGCGCGCCTTCACCGACGGCGGCGGAACCCTGGTGGTCGGGTTCTTCAGCGGCATCGTCGATCGCGACGACCACATCGTCCCCGG containing:
- a CDS encoding carbohydrate ABC transporter permease, whose amino-acid sequence is MTVTLLAERRRAAVDTTAARGRNRSRPRIAPWYFTGPAVALFAVFFAYPLVASLVESFQREDGTGASWAGLANYERLFSDPLVGGALLNIGLILVIQVPLMLSLALVLAQVLNQSWLRLRSTYRIGYFLPAVTTLVAYTIVFRVLLRADNGVFNQLIGLVGLSPVDWLNDPFWAKVALIASVTWRWTGYNMVILLAGLQAIPKQQYEAAAVDGAGPVSTYLRVIVPQLRPVILFCLITSTIGTLQLFDEPYILTEGGPDNATLTPVLYLYQVGFQQLDFGYASAIAWLVVAIIGLLSFAQFKFLGRRS
- the gcvPA gene encoding aminomethyl-transferring glycine dehydrogenase subunit GcvPA encodes the protein MPHPYIPNAEPQVKAEMLAATGATDIEDFYADIPEHLRLRRPLDLPEPLRGEADLVRHVGGLLDRNTSTAEALSFLGAGCYRHYVPAVCDEVNSRSEFLTAYAGEPYEDHGRFQAMWEYQSMMGELLEMDVVNVPTYDGFQAAATALRMAGRITGRGRVVIATPIDPDKLSKIEDYLDGALTIGGELDGDDLAAVFVDYPSYLGVVDRKTAEYVRTAHDLGALAVVACDPVALGVLAPPASFGADIVCGDIQPLGMHPQYGGGHAGFIATRDEERFVMEFPSRLFGIVPTTVEGEYGFGDVAWDRTSLGVREQGREWVGTAAALWGITAGVYLALMGPQGMRELGEGLMSRCAYAMSRIGEIPGVEIVDAALPHIKEFAVRFTGGATVAMVNAALHERGIFGGKDLSADFPELGQSALYCVTEMHTKADIDRLAAELKEIVK
- a CDS encoding beta-galactosidase, giving the protein MSLTRVPGLLYGGDYNPEQWPPHVWREDARLMAEAGVNLVTLGVFSWARLEPAPGEYDLDWLAEIIDLLWEHGVAVDLATGTASPPPWFVRDHPRSLPVTADGTRLEFGSRQHYCPSSPEFRAAATALTTKMAQRFADHPALALWHVSNEYGDELQECFCEVSAADFRRWLRDRYRDLDAFNHAWGTDFWSQRYTSFDQVEPPRAAPGPINPTQQLDWRRFCSDAMLACYRSEKEVLDRLSPGVPVTTNFMSMLKALDYWEWARHEDLVSDDAYPDPADPKAHIGAALNYDLMRSLRGGQPWLLLEQAPSAVSWREVNVPKTPQQYRLWSIQTVARGADGVMHFQWRASQAGAEKFHSAMLPHGGTTARGWERTVRMGAELRSLAPVAGHRTTAQVAMLLDWDSWWALEIDQHPSALVLLKEQIRAWYEPLWEANITVDFVPVTADLSAYRAVLAPNLYLTDAATASKLRAFTDGGGTLVVGFFSGIVDRDDHIVPGGHPGALRDLLGLTVDEFWPLPAGERVALDQPGAYGTVWRDWIVPSGADVEIRYADGELAGRPAVTRHGNTWYLSTLPDPATLSGILRRALTAASVTPVGQATPGVELCRRGPYLFALNHTDATATVTSVGDRVDLLSGKKYSDHVDLGPLEVVCLSPEDS
- a CDS encoding sugar ABC transporter substrate-binding protein, which gives rise to MSLRIRATAVGLAAAVVLAGCGGGTSPAAPVKNVDADKLNGEITVWSWDVAATALNRLAEDFEKQTDVKVKVVDIGYDNAADKTSVGLKSGNGLPDVVTVETQQMQSYIGQFPKGFAEMTDAAKKYEDDMDPSKWAASSSQDGKLFGLPWDAGTAGLFYRTDYFDEAGVDPESVETWDDLIEAGKKVKKATGAKLLVSDVSGSSSLVPLLMQQQGAGYFSQDGDITLDSPEAKKALDIVKRLNDAGLIHNEKGWDALVRANKSGKVATEATGVWWAGTLTGEMPELKGKFGAMPLPAVESGGARTAANGGSGLAIPAQAKNPDAAWAFTKFVLTNTDNQVSMMKKDGLFPAYLPALKDEFFSADQDYFGGQPIYEMFAEQTAEIPAIAYTEDRSKADDVMKTVVPGVVLNGEDPDEELDAAADQLAGTTGRKRA
- a CDS encoding carbohydrate ABC transporter permease, whose translation is MKRLTHLPLIAGAVISLFPFYFMIIAATHRTEDLFASPPPLLPGDRFGENLHRLEETVGFSQVAFNSIAIAVVYTVLSAALSAMCGYGLAKYRFRGRGLILAVILATMMIPFQVLLVPLFEMMATFGWMDSYQAVIVPFLANAFGIFLMRQAFLDFPTELIEAGRIDGSGELRIFYRIVLPAARPQLAAVVIFTFITQWSNFLWPLLMLNSEDKYTIPVALSTMIGQTKVDYSGLLLGSFAATLPIMLVFLIFQKQFISGLLGGSVKG